A genomic region of Streptosporangium lutulentum contains the following coding sequences:
- the rpoB gene encoding DNA-directed RNA polymerase subunit beta, translating into MAASRNAFAVPAGPRRVSFARIQEPLEVPDLLALQTESFDWLLGNEKWKGRVEAARQAGRKDVPAQSGLEEIFEEISPIEDFSGTMSLSFRDHRFEPPKYSVDECKDKDMTYSAPMFVTAEFINNTTGEIKSQTVFMGDFPLMTGKGTFIINGTERVVVSQLVRSPGVYFDRSVDKTSDKDLYGCKVIPSRGAWLEFEIDKRDSVGVRIDRKRKQAVTVLLKALGWTSEQILERFGQYESMRATLEKDHTAGQDDALLDIYRKLRPGEPPTKESAQTLLENLYFNHKRYDLAKVGRYKINKKLGVDSEITQGTLTEEDIVATIEYIVRLHAGEVSMPGASREMVVETDDIDHFGNRRLRTVGELIQNQVRLGLARMERVVRERMTTQDVEAITPQTLINIRPVVASIKEFFGTSQLSQFMDQTNPLAGLTHKRRLSALGPGGLSRERAGFEVRDVHPSHYGRMCPIETPEGPNIGLIGSLASFGRVNSFGFVETPYRKVIEGRVTEEVHYLTADEEDRHVIAQANTPIGSDGTFLEPRVLVRRKGGEFESLRANEVDYMDVSARQMVSVATAMIPFLEHDDANRALMGSNMQRQSVPLLKSEAPLVGTGMEYRAATDAGDVITADKAGVVEEVSADYVTVMNDDGTRTTYRVAKFKRSNQGTCFNQKPIVKEGDRVEVNQVVADGPCTETGEMALGKNLLVAFMPWEGHNYEDAIILSQRLVQDDVLSSIHIEEHEVDARDTKLGPEEITRDIPNVSEEVLADLDERGIIRIGAEVTTGDILVGKVTPKGETELTPEERLLRAIFGEKAREVRDTSLKVPHGESGKVIGVRVFSREEGDELPPGVNELVRVYVAQKRKITDGDKLAGRHGNKGVISKILPVEDMPFLEDGTAVDIILNPLGVPGRMNVGQVLETHLGWIAARGWDISGIEEAWAERLRDKGFAQVAPRTNMATPVFDGANEEEIVGLLDSTLVNRDGGRMVGPNGKAQLFDGRSGEPFPHPVSVGYIYILKLLHLVDDKIHARSTGPYSMITQQPLGGKAQFGGQRFGEMEVWALEAYGAAYALQELLTIKSDDVLGRVKVYEAIVKGENIPEPGIPESFKVLIKEMQSLCLNVEVLSSDGMSIEMRDTDEDVFRAAEELGIDLSRREPSSVEEV; encoded by the coding sequence TTGGCAGCCTCGCGCAACGCCTTCGCCGTACCCGCCGGTCCCCGTCGTGTGTCTTTCGCACGAATCCAGGAGCCGCTCGAAGTTCCTGACCTTCTCGCTCTCCAGACCGAGTCCTTCGACTGGTTGCTTGGCAACGAGAAGTGGAAGGGGCGGGTCGAGGCGGCTCGTCAGGCCGGGCGCAAGGACGTTCCGGCCCAGTCGGGTCTCGAAGAGATCTTTGAAGAGATCAGTCCCATCGAGGACTTCTCCGGAACCATGTCCCTGTCGTTCCGCGATCACCGGTTCGAGCCGCCAAAGTACTCAGTGGATGAGTGCAAAGACAAGGACATGACCTACTCCGCCCCGATGTTCGTCACGGCGGAGTTCATCAATAACACCACTGGTGAGATCAAGAGCCAGACCGTGTTCATGGGCGATTTCCCGCTCATGACCGGCAAGGGAACGTTCATCATCAACGGCACCGAGCGTGTCGTGGTCTCCCAGCTGGTCCGGTCCCCGGGCGTCTACTTCGACCGCAGTGTCGACAAGACCTCCGACAAGGACCTCTACGGATGCAAGGTGATCCCCTCCAGGGGCGCCTGGCTCGAGTTCGAGATCGACAAGCGTGACAGCGTCGGCGTCCGCATCGACCGCAAGCGCAAGCAGGCCGTGACGGTCCTGCTGAAGGCGCTCGGGTGGACCAGCGAGCAGATTCTTGAGCGTTTCGGACAGTACGAGTCCATGCGCGCAACCCTGGAGAAGGACCACACGGCCGGCCAGGATGACGCCCTGCTGGACATCTACCGCAAGCTGCGTCCCGGCGAGCCGCCGACCAAGGAGTCGGCGCAGACGCTGTTGGAGAACCTGTACTTCAACCACAAGCGTTACGACCTCGCGAAGGTCGGCCGCTACAAGATCAACAAGAAGCTCGGCGTCGACAGCGAGATCACGCAGGGAACGCTGACCGAAGAGGACATCGTCGCCACCATCGAATACATCGTCCGGCTTCACGCCGGCGAGGTCTCGATGCCCGGTGCGAGCCGTGAGATGGTCGTCGAGACCGACGACATCGACCACTTCGGCAACCGTCGCCTGCGCACGGTCGGCGAGCTCATCCAGAACCAGGTCCGTCTGGGCCTGGCTCGTATGGAGCGCGTCGTCCGCGAGCGGATGACCACCCAGGACGTCGAGGCGATCACGCCGCAGACCCTGATCAACATCCGTCCGGTCGTGGCGTCGATCAAGGAGTTCTTCGGAACCTCCCAGCTGTCGCAGTTCATGGACCAGACCAACCCCCTGGCCGGTCTGACGCACAAGCGTCGTCTGTCCGCGCTGGGTCCCGGTGGTCTGTCCCGTGAGCGGGCCGGCTTCGAGGTCCGTGACGTCCACCCGTCTCACTACGGCCGCATGTGCCCGATCGAGACGCCCGAAGGACCGAACATCGGTCTGATCGGTTCGCTGGCCTCCTTCGGCCGCGTGAACTCCTTCGGGTTCGTCGAGACGCCGTACAGGAAGGTCATCGAGGGCCGGGTCACCGAGGAGGTCCACTACCTCACCGCGGACGAGGAGGACCGGCACGTCATCGCCCAGGCGAACACGCCGATCGGTTCCGACGGAACGTTCCTCGAGCCGCGCGTGCTCGTCCGCCGTAAGGGCGGGGAGTTCGAGTCGCTGCGGGCCAACGAGGTCGACTACATGGACGTCTCGGCACGCCAGATGGTGTCCGTGGCGACCGCGATGATCCCGTTCCTCGAGCACGACGACGCCAACCGCGCGCTCATGGGTTCCAACATGCAGCGCCAGTCGGTGCCGCTGCTCAAGAGCGAGGCGCCGCTGGTCGGCACCGGCATGGAATACCGTGCCGCGACCGACGCCGGTGACGTCATCACCGCGGACAAGGCCGGCGTGGTCGAGGAGGTCTCCGCCGACTACGTCACCGTGATGAACGACGACGGCACCCGCACGACCTACCGCGTCGCCAAGTTCAAGCGCTCCAACCAGGGCACCTGCTTCAACCAGAAGCCGATCGTCAAGGAAGGCGACCGGGTCGAGGTGAACCAGGTCGTCGCCGACGGTCCCTGCACGGAGACCGGCGAGATGGCGCTCGGCAAGAACCTGCTCGTGGCGTTCATGCCGTGGGAGGGTCACAACTACGAAGACGCGATCATCCTCTCCCAGCGTCTGGTCCAGGACGACGTCCTCTCCTCGATTCACATCGAGGAGCACGAGGTCGACGCCCGTGACACCAAGCTGGGCCCCGAGGAGATCACCCGGGACATCCCGAACGTCTCCGAGGAGGTCCTGGCCGACCTCGACGAGCGCGGCATCATCCGCATCGGCGCCGAGGTCACCACCGGTGACATCCTCGTCGGCAAGGTCACGCCCAAGGGTGAGACCGAGCTGACCCCCGAGGAGCGCCTGCTCCGCGCGATCTTCGGTGAGAAGGCCCGCGAGGTCCGTGACACCTCTCTGAAGGTGCCGCACGGCGAGTCCGGCAAGGTCATCGGCGTCCGCGTGTTCAGCCGCGAGGAGGGCGACGAGCTCCCCCCCGGCGTCAACGAGCTGGTCCGCGTCTACGTGGCCCAGAAGCGTAAGATCACCGACGGTGACAAGCTGGCCGGCCGTCACGGCAACAAGGGTGTCATCTCCAAGATCCTTCCGGTCGAGGACATGCCGTTCCTCGAGGACGGCACGGCGGTCGACATCATCCTCAACCCCCTGGGCGTGCCCGGCCGAATGAACGTCGGTCAGGTCCTGGAGACCCACCTCGGGTGGATCGCCGCCAGAGGGTGGGATATCTCGGGCATCGAGGAGGCGTGGGCCGAGCGGCTGCGCGACAAGGGCTTCGCCCAGGTCGCGCCGCGCACCAACATGGCCACCCCGGTGTTCGACGGTGCCAACGAGGAAGAGATCGTCGGTCTGCTGGACAGCACCCTGGTCAACAGGGACGGCGGGCGCATGGTCGGCCCGAACGGAAAGGCCCAGCTCTTCGACGGCCGTTCCGGTGAGCCGTTCCCGCACCCGGTCTCGGTCGGTTACATCTACATCCTGAAGCTGCTCCACCTGGTCGATGACAAGATCCACGCTCGTTCGACCGGCCCGTACTCCATGATCACCCAGCAGCCGCTCGGTGGTAAGGCCCAGTTCGGTGGACAGCGTTTCGGCGAGATGGAGGTGTGGGCGCTCGAAGCGTACGGCGCCGCCTACGCGCTCCAGGAACTGCTCACGATCAAGTCCGACGACGTCCTCGGCCGTGTGAAGGTCTACGAGGCCATCGTCAAGGGCGAGAACATCCCCGAGCCAGGTATTCCAGAGTCGTTCAAGGTCCTCATCAAGGAAATGCAGTCGCTGTGCCTGAACGTTGAGGTGCTCTCCAGCGACGGCATGTCCATCGAGATGCGCGACACCGACGAGGATGTCTTCCGCGCTGCGGAAGAGCTCGGCATCGACCTGTCCCGGCGCGAGCCGAGCAGTGTCGAAGAGGTCTGA
- the rplL gene encoding 50S ribosomal protein L7/L12, which yields MAKLSTDELLDAFKEMTLLELSDFVKLFEDTFDVKAAAPVAVTAVPGAAGAAAEEVEEQDEFDVILEAAGDKKIQVIKEIRALTSLGLKEAKDLVDGAPKSVFDGKVNKEQAEKAKAALEAAGASVTVK from the coding sequence ATGGCGAAGCTCAGCACCGACGAGCTGCTCGACGCTTTCAAGGAAATGACTCTCCTTGAGCTGTCCGACTTCGTGAAGCTCTTCGAGGACACCTTCGACGTCAAGGCCGCCGCCCCGGTCGCCGTTACCGCCGTCCCCGGTGCCGCCGGCGCCGCTGCCGAAGAGGTCGAGGAGCAGGACGAGTTCGACGTCATCCTCGAGGCCGCCGGCGACAAGAAGATCCAGGTCATCAAGGAGATCCGCGCTCTGACGAGCCTGGGTCTCAAGGAGGCCAAGGACCTCGTGGACGGCGCTCCCAAGTCCGTCTTCGACGGCAAGGTCAACAAGGAGCAGGCGGAGAAGGCCAAGGCCGCTCTCGAGGCCGCCGGCGCCAGCGTCACCGTCAAGTAA
- a CDS encoding DNA-directed RNA polymerase subunit beta', whose product MLDVNFFDELRIGLATADDIRQWSHGEVKKPETINYRTLKPEKDGLFCEKIFGPTRDWECYCGKYKRVRFKGIICERCGVEVTRAKVRRERMGHIELAAPVTHIWYFKGVPSRLGYLLDLAPKDLEKVIYFAAYMITHVDKEMRERDLPSLEAKISVERQHVEQRRDSDIEARQRKLEADLAELEAAGAKGDQRRKVREGAEREMRQLRDRAQRELDRLDEVWSRFKNLKVQDLEGDELLYREMRDRFGRYFRGGMGAQAIQERLTNFDLALEAENLRETIRSGKGQKKARALKRLKVVSAFLNTRNSPNGMVLDCIPVIPPDLRPMVQLDGGRFATSDLNDLYRRVINRNNRLKRLLDLGAPEIIVNNEKRMLQEAVDALFDNGRRGRPVTGPGNRPLKSLSDMLKGKQGRFRQNLLGKRVDYSGRSVIVVGPQLKLHQCGLPKQMALELFKPFVMKRLVDLNHAQNIKSAKRMVERARPVVWDVLEEVITEHPVLLNRAPTLHRLGIQAFEPQLVEGKAIQIHPLVCTAFNADFDGDQMAVHLPLSAEAQAEARILMLSTNNILKPADGKPVTMPTQDMIIGLYSLTTLKDDTQGGVGEGRAFGSVSEALMAFDRRELDIQSKIQIRMKGDVPPPRDWTAPEGWEPGDTYRLETTLGRCLFNQTLPANYPYVNSQVGKKQLSVIVNELAEKYPKVEVAAALDALKDAGFYWATRAGVTISIEDVIAPPNKAEIMETYERRADKVQREYERGLITDEERRQELIEIWTHATSDVTDDMQKAFPKTNPVWMMVQSGARGNLMQVRQISGIRGLVSNTKGETIPRPIKASFREGLSVLEYFISTHGQRKGLADTALRTADSGYLTRRLVDVAQDVIVREIDCGTDRGVPLHVADRDAQGNLVKAENAESNVHGRILAEDVEVDGKIIATAGVDINDIHVTALVEAGVETVRTRSALVCEAKIGVCATCYGRSLATGKLVDVGEAVGIIAAQSIGEPGTQLTMRTFHTGGVAGADITHGLPRVQELFEARVPKGVAPISEAEGRVRIDETDKTRKIVIVPDDDSEEIAYPVSMRSRMLVSDGQRVGVGHQLIAGAVNPNEVLRILGPRAVQLHLVAEVQQVYRSQGVSIHDKHIEIIVRQMLKRVNVLESGDADMLPGELVERPRFERINRECVAEGGTPASGRPVLMGITKASLATESWLSAASFQETTRVLTDAAIHAKSDSLLGLKENVIIGKLIPAGTGMPQYRNIRVEPTEEAKAAMYTVGGYDGSAADYTFGSGSGEAVPLEEYDFGQYNR is encoded by the coding sequence GTGCTCGACGTCAACTTCTTCGACGAGCTTCGGATCGGCCTCGCGACCGCCGACGATATCCGCCAGTGGTCGCACGGCGAGGTCAAGAAGCCCGAGACGATCAACTACCGGACCCTCAAGCCCGAGAAGGACGGACTCTTCTGCGAGAAGATCTTCGGCCCGACCCGGGACTGGGAGTGCTACTGCGGTAAGTACAAGCGCGTCCGCTTCAAGGGCATCATCTGTGAGCGCTGTGGCGTCGAGGTCACTCGCGCCAAGGTGCGTCGTGAGCGGATGGGCCACATCGAGCTGGCCGCGCCCGTCACGCACATCTGGTACTTCAAGGGTGTCCCGTCCCGTCTGGGATACCTGCTCGACCTGGCCCCGAAGGACCTTGAGAAGGTCATCTACTTCGCGGCCTACATGATCACGCATGTCGACAAGGAAATGCGTGAGCGTGACCTGCCCTCGCTCGAGGCGAAGATCTCCGTCGAGCGGCAGCACGTCGAGCAGCGTCGTGACTCCGACATCGAGGCCCGGCAGAGGAAGCTCGAGGCCGACCTGGCCGAGCTGGAGGCCGCCGGGGCCAAGGGCGACCAGCGCCGCAAGGTCCGTGAGGGCGCCGAGCGTGAGATGCGGCAGCTCCGTGACCGGGCCCAGCGCGAGCTGGACCGGCTGGACGAGGTCTGGAGCCGCTTCAAGAACCTCAAGGTCCAGGACCTTGAGGGCGACGAGCTGCTCTACCGCGAGATGCGCGACCGTTTCGGCCGCTACTTCCGCGGTGGCATGGGCGCCCAGGCCATTCAGGAGCGTCTGACCAACTTCGACCTCGCTCTCGAGGCCGAGAACCTGCGCGAGACGATCCGCAGCGGCAAGGGCCAGAAGAAGGCCCGCGCGCTCAAGCGTCTCAAGGTCGTGTCCGCGTTCCTGAACACGCGCAACTCGCCCAACGGCATGGTCCTGGACTGCATCCCGGTCATCCCGCCGGACCTGCGCCCGATGGTGCAGCTCGACGGTGGCCGGTTCGCGACCTCGGACCTGAACGACCTGTACCGTCGCGTGATCAACCGGAACAACCGCCTCAAGCGTCTCCTTGACCTCGGTGCCCCCGAGATCATCGTGAACAACGAGAAGCGGATGCTCCAGGAGGCCGTCGACGCGCTGTTCGACAACGGCCGTCGTGGCCGCCCGGTCACGGGCCCCGGCAACCGTCCCCTGAAGTCCCTCAGCGACATGCTGAAGGGCAAGCAGGGCCGGTTTCGCCAGAACCTGCTGGGCAAGCGAGTCGACTACTCCGGCCGTTCGGTCATCGTCGTCGGCCCGCAGCTGAAGCTGCACCAGTGCGGTCTGCCCAAGCAGATGGCGCTGGAGCTCTTCAAGCCCTTCGTGATGAAGCGCCTGGTCGACCTGAACCACGCACAGAACATCAAGTCGGCCAAGCGGATGGTCGAGCGTGCCCGCCCGGTCGTGTGGGATGTCCTCGAAGAGGTCATCACCGAGCACCCCGTGCTGCTCAACCGCGCGCCGACGCTGCACCGTCTGGGCATCCAGGCCTTCGAGCCGCAGCTGGTCGAGGGCAAGGCCATCCAGATCCACCCGCTCGTCTGCACCGCGTTCAACGCGGACTTCGACGGTGACCAGATGGCGGTGCACCTGCCGCTGTCGGCCGAGGCTCAGGCCGAGGCCCGCATCCTGATGCTGTCCACCAACAACATCCTGAAGCCGGCCGACGGCAAGCCGGTGACCATGCCCACCCAGGACATGATCATCGGTCTGTACTCGCTGACCACGCTGAAGGACGACACTCAGGGCGGGGTCGGCGAGGGCCGGGCCTTCGGCTCGGTGTCCGAGGCGCTCATGGCCTTCGACCGCCGCGAGCTGGACATCCAGTCCAAGATCCAGATCCGGATGAAGGGCGACGTCCCGCCGCCTCGCGACTGGACGGCTCCCGAGGGCTGGGAGCCGGGCGACACCTACCGCCTGGAGACCACGCTCGGCCGCTGCCTGTTCAACCAGACGCTGCCGGCGAACTACCCGTACGTGAACTCGCAGGTCGGCAAGAAGCAGCTGTCGGTCATCGTCAACGAGCTTGCGGAGAAGTATCCCAAGGTCGAGGTCGCGGCCGCGCTCGACGCCCTCAAGGACGCCGGCTTCTACTGGGCGACCAGGGCCGGTGTGACGATCTCCATCGAGGACGTCATCGCGCCGCCGAACAAGGCCGAGATCATGGAGACGTACGAGCGCCGGGCCGACAAGGTCCAGCGGGAGTACGAGCGCGGTCTGATCACGGACGAGGAGCGCCGTCAGGAGCTCATCGAGATCTGGACGCACGCGACCAGTGACGTGACCGACGACATGCAGAAGGCGTTCCCGAAGACCAACCCGGTCTGGATGATGGTCCAGTCGGGCGCCCGAGGAAACCTGATGCAGGTCCGTCAGATCTCCGGTATCCGCGGTCTGGTGTCCAACACCAAGGGTGAGACGATCCCGCGTCCGATCAAGGCCTCGTTCCGCGAGGGCCTGTCGGTGCTGGAGTACTTCATCTCCACCCACGGACAGCGGAAGGGCCTCGCGGACACCGCGCTGCGGACCGCCGACTCGGGTTACCTGACCCGTCGTCTGGTGGACGTCGCGCAGGACGTCATCGTCCGCGAGATCGACTGTGGCACCGACCGCGGTGTCCCGCTGCACGTCGCCGACCGTGACGCCCAGGGCAACCTGGTCAAGGCGGAGAACGCCGAGAGCAACGTGCACGGCCGCATCCTCGCCGAGGACGTGGAGGTCGACGGCAAGATCATCGCGACCGCGGGTGTCGACATCAACGACATCCACGTCACCGCGCTGGTCGAGGCCGGTGTGGAGACCGTCAGGACCCGCAGCGCTCTCGTCTGCGAGGCCAAGATCGGTGTCTGCGCCACCTGCTACGGCCGCTCGCTCGCGACCGGCAAGCTCGTGGACGTCGGCGAGGCGGTCGGCATCATCGCCGCCCAGTCGATCGGCGAGCCCGGTACCCAGCTGACGATGCGTACCTTCCACACCGGTGGTGTGGCGGGTGCGGACATCACCCACGGTCTGCCCCGTGTCCAGGAGCTCTTCGAGGCGCGCGTCCCCAAGGGTGTCGCCCCGATCAGCGAGGCCGAGGGCCGGGTCCGGATCGACGAGACCGACAAGACCCGGAAGATCGTGATCGTTCCGGACGACGACTCCGAGGAGATCGCTTACCCGGTCTCCATGCGGTCGCGCATGCTGGTCTCCGACGGGCAGCGGGTCGGCGTCGGCCACCAGCTGATCGCCGGTGCGGTCAACCCCAACGAGGTGCTGCGCATCCTCGGCCCCCGGGCCGTGCAGCTGCACCTTGTGGCAGAGGTCCAGCAGGTCTACCGCTCGCAGGGTGTGTCGATCCACGACAAGCACATCGAGATCATCGTCCGGCAGATGCTCAAGCGCGTGAACGTGCTCGAGTCCGGCGATGCCGACATGCTGCCCGGTGAGCTCGTCGAGCGGCCCCGCTTCGAGCGGATCAACCGCGAGTGCGTGGCCGAGGGCGGTACGCCGGCCTCCGGCCGTCCCGTGCTGATGGGCATCACCAAGGCCTCGCTCGCAACCGAGTCCTGGCTGTCCGCGGCGTCCTTCCAGGAGACGACCCGAGTGCTCACCGACGCGGCGATCCACGCCAAGTCGGACTCGCTGCTCGGTCTCAAGGAGAACGTCATCATCGGAAAGCTCATCCCGGCCGGTACGGGCATGCCCCAGTACCGCAACATCCGGGTCGAGCCGACCGAGGAGGCCAAGGCCGCGATGTACACGGTCGGCGGCTACGACGGCTCCGCGGCGGACTACACCTTCGGTTCGGGCTCCGGTGAGGCCGTGCCGCTGGAGGAGTACGACTTCGGTCAGTACAACCGCTAA
- the rplK gene encoding 50S ribosomal protein L11 encodes MPPKKKIAALVKVQLPAGQATPAPPVGTALGPHGVNIMEFVKQYNAATEAQRGNIIPVEITIFEDRTFVFITKTPPAPELIKKAAGVAKGSAVPQKDKVGKLTKEQLRQIAETKMQDLNANDVQAAEKIIAGTARSMGITIVD; translated from the coding sequence ATGCCTCCTAAGAAGAAGATCGCGGCACTGGTCAAGGTCCAGCTTCCCGCTGGCCAGGCCACCCCCGCACCGCCGGTCGGTACCGCCCTCGGTCCGCACGGCGTCAACATCATGGAATTCGTGAAGCAGTACAACGCTGCCACCGAAGCCCAGCGCGGCAACATCATCCCCGTTGAGATCACCATCTTCGAGGACCGCACCTTCGTCTTCATCACGAAGACGCCTCCGGCGCCCGAGCTGATCAAGAAGGCCGCCGGCGTGGCGAAGGGCTCGGCCGTCCCGCAGAAGGACAAGGTCGGCAAGCTCACCAAGGAGCAGCTGCGCCAGATCGCCGAGACCAAGATGCAGGACCTCAACGCCAACGACGTTCAGGCGGCCGAGAAGATCATCGCCGGCACCGCCCGGTCGATGGGCATCACGATCGTCGACTAG
- a CDS encoding LppX_LprAFG lipoprotein — protein MRRLAPALALGGAALVAVAGCGAQSTSSLGNVKLAAAEAVQQSVQKAEAVTSYSADVALEATGGDKGTSKIQGSLLYQSRPQLATDVKLDTITYGGQNVPGGARAILSGDTVYVKSQLLNKFAGAAKPWVKVSLTDVNAKEQAGIKGFMDQIQQFDLASTVKLLTASKDVKAVGTETVGGVDTTHYSGTFPVAEAAQVIDPAKSAQLQRDLSQAKNVKFDFWADAQSLPRKVALSGAQQGATFNLTAFFKGFNEPVEITAPPADQVSELPKNHVGN, from the coding sequence ATGCGTCGATTGGCTCCCGCACTTGCATTGGGAGGGGCCGCGCTGGTCGCGGTCGCGGGATGCGGTGCGCAGAGCACCAGCTCCCTCGGAAACGTCAAGCTGGCCGCCGCCGAGGCGGTACAGCAGAGTGTGCAGAAGGCTGAGGCGGTCACCTCCTACTCCGCCGACGTGGCTCTCGAGGCCACCGGCGGCGACAAGGGCACGAGCAAGATCCAGGGCAGTCTGCTCTACCAGAGCCGTCCCCAGCTCGCGACGGACGTCAAGCTGGACACGATCACCTACGGCGGCCAGAACGTGCCGGGCGGCGCCCGCGCCATCCTGTCGGGTGACACCGTGTACGTGAAGTCGCAACTCCTCAACAAGTTCGCGGGCGCGGCCAAGCCCTGGGTCAAGGTGTCGCTCACCGACGTCAACGCCAAGGAGCAGGCCGGGATCAAGGGCTTCATGGACCAGATCCAGCAGTTCGACCTGGCGAGCACCGTCAAGCTGCTGACCGCGTCGAAGGACGTCAAGGCCGTCGGCACCGAGACGGTCGGCGGAGTCGACACGACGCACTACAGCGGCACCTTCCCGGTGGCCGAAGCCGCACAGGTGATCGACCCGGCCAAGAGCGCGCAGCTCCAGCGGGACCTCTCGCAGGCCAAGAACGTGAAGTTCGACTTCTGGGCCGACGCCCAGAGCCTGCCGCGCAAGGTCGCGCTGAGCGGCGCCCAGCAGGGCGCCACGTTCAACCTGACGGCGTTCTTCAAGGGCTTCAACGAGCCCGTGGAGATCACCGCCCCGCCCGCCGACCAGGTGAGCGAGCTGCCGAAGAACCACGTCGGAAACTGA
- the rplA gene encoding 50S ribosomal protein L1, whose protein sequence is MKRSKGYREAAAKINLDNLYSPAEAAKLAKESNVAKFDATVEVALRLGVDPRKADQMVRGTVNLPHGTGKTARVLVFATGDRAEEARAAGADIVGADELIEEVAKGRLDFDAVVATPDLMGKVGRLGRVLGPRGLMPNPKTGTVTPAVGKAVTDIKGGKIEFRVDRHANMHFIIGKVSFGERQLIENYAAALDEVLRLKPSAAKGRYIKKVVFATSMGPGIPVDPNATRGLAAELDA, encoded by the coding sequence GTGAAGCGCAGCAAGGGATACCGCGAAGCAGCGGCCAAGATCAACCTCGACAACCTGTACTCCCCGGCCGAAGCCGCCAAGCTGGCCAAGGAGTCCAACGTCGCCAAGTTCGACGCCACCGTCGAAGTCGCTCTGCGACTGGGCGTCGACCCCCGCAAGGCGGACCAGATGGTGCGCGGCACCGTCAACCTCCCGCACGGCACCGGTAAGACCGCCCGGGTCCTGGTCTTCGCGACCGGCGACCGTGCCGAGGAGGCCCGCGCCGCGGGTGCCGACATCGTCGGTGCCGACGAGCTGATCGAAGAGGTCGCCAAGGGCCGCCTCGACTTCGACGCGGTCGTCGCCACCCCGGACCTCATGGGCAAGGTCGGCCGCCTGGGCCGCGTGCTCGGCCCGCGTGGTCTGATGCCGAACCCCAAGACCGGCACCGTCACGCCGGCCGTCGGCAAGGCCGTCACCGACATCAAGGGCGGCAAGATCGAGTTCCGTGTCGACCGGCACGCGAACATGCACTTCATCATCGGCAAGGTGTCGTTCGGCGAGCGTCAGCTCATCGAGAACTACGCCGCCGCCCTCGACGAGGTGCTGCGTCTGAAGCCGTCCGCGGCCAAGGGCCGTTACATCAAGAAGGTCGTGTTCGCCACGTCCATGGGCCCCGGCATTCCGGTCGACCCCAACGCGACGCGCGGCCTGGCCGCAGAGCTCGACGCCTGA
- the rplJ gene encoding 50S ribosomal protein L10, with protein sequence MAKAEKATAVAELKSSFDGSNAAVLTEYRGLTVAQLKQLRVSLGENANFAVVKNTLTKIAANEAGFSQLNDLLAGPSAIAFVNGDVVEAAKSLRDFAKANPLLIIKGGVVDGKAMTPAEISKLADLESREVLLAKLAGALKAKQGHAAAVFNALPTNMAQLAEALRVKREGAGE encoded by the coding sequence ATGGCGAAGGCAGAAAAGGCAACGGCAGTAGCCGAGCTCAAGAGCAGCTTCGACGGCTCCAACGCTGCCGTTCTGACCGAATACCGCGGTCTCACCGTCGCCCAGCTCAAGCAGCTGCGCGTTTCCCTCGGTGAGAATGCGAATTTCGCCGTGGTGAAGAACACGCTGACCAAGATCGCGGCCAATGAGGCCGGGTTCAGCCAGCTCAACGACCTGCTCGCGGGTCCGTCGGCGATCGCTTTCGTCAACGGCGACGTGGTCGAGGCTGCCAAGAGTCTGCGTGATTTCGCCAAGGCCAATCCCCTCCTGATCATCAAGGGCGGTGTCGTCGACGGTAAGGCGATGACCCCGGCCGAGATCAGCAAGCTTGCCGACCTCGAGTCGCGTGAGGTTCTCCTCGCGAAGCTGGCCGGCGCTCTGAAGGCGAAGCAGGGCCACGCGGCCGCTGTCTTCAACGCGCTGCCCACCAACATGGCTCAGCTGGCCGAGGCCCTGCGCGTCAAGCGCGAAGGCGCCGGCGAGTAG